One window of the Oceanicaulis sp. genome contains the following:
- a CDS encoding SufE family protein, giving the protein MSTSHDIDALVDEFEFLGDWEERYRYLIELGQAMDPLPEAEKTDLTKVKGCVSQVWVVIDQDGERLALRGDSDAHIVKGLVALMKRLYDGRTPSDALAIDPKEVLGRIGLAEHLSPQRSNGLSSMIARIRAEAEARAA; this is encoded by the coding sequence ATGAGCACCAGCCACGACATCGACGCCCTGGTCGACGAGTTCGAGTTTCTCGGCGACTGGGAGGAGCGCTATCGCTATCTCATCGAGCTGGGGCAGGCGATGGATCCCCTGCCCGAGGCCGAGAAGACCGACCTCACCAAAGTCAAAGGCTGCGTCAGCCAGGTCTGGGTCGTGATCGACCAGGACGGCGAGCGGCTCGCTTTGCGCGGCGACAGCGACGCGCACATCGTCAAGGGCCTCGTGGCGCTGATGAAGCGGCTCTATGACGGCCGCACGCCGTCCGACGCGCTCGCCATCGACCCCAAGGAAGTTCTGGGCCGGATCGGGCTCGCAGAGCACCTTTCGCCGCAGCGCTCGAACGGATTGTCCTCGATGATCGCGCGCATCCGCGCCGAGGCCGAAGCCCGGGCCGCCTAG